The following proteins are encoded in a genomic region of Populus trichocarpa isolate Nisqually-1 chromosome 13, P.trichocarpa_v4.1, whole genome shotgun sequence:
- the LOC18104048 gene encoding double-stranded RNA-binding protein 2 isoform X1, translating into MYKNQLQELAQRSCFNLPSYSCIREGPDHAPRFKATVNFNGETFESPTFCSTLRLAEHAAAEVALNTLASRGPSRALIAGVLDETGVYKNLLQETAHRAGLKLPVYTTIRSGPGHVPVFSCTVELAGMSFTGEPARTKKQAQKNAAMAAWSSLKRLVQHSTLPSNSSTSSPVEAKRSSEEQEQVVIARILASLQPAEIKNSKQSDSQRGQERFIPVCKDLTPPIPTLYPVQCQGWAYPSFTPEMAIYQMWQQEELFQLQNRLLAFQVPPVSPGPQILPYMQSILHSDSVLFGPLREQEPVPASPRITIATSRPFYLADHHVSDPIKGESKVTIREIHEEKPEEPVQCSTSVIPDPPVVGNFNAEQRLKDPVDMDDKQMKVELDRKDENVQPGDNQTRQFEWASCSYKDSGYRPADFQAQNMQNFHSSRVTLQYPQRASSLRSFRPAPSAAPPVMIRSVRPVPSSTVPPALNSNTGPPPVPKLQDLAAQIPAPPRMRTGGHSYPASPLPQRMNLGGVRPRFMAPAVRIRSVVPVCSAPPARKMPTSSQGAVVPERGSKDTAAPEDMTAASSELSKLRI; encoded by the exons ATGTATAAGAACCAACTGCAAGAGTTGGCTCAAAGAAGCTGCTTCAACCTGCCATCCTATTCGTGTATAAGGGAAGGGCCAGACCATGCCCCTCGATTCAAAGCTACTGTCAACTTCAATGGAGAAACTTTTGAAAGCCCTACTTTTTGCTCCACTCTGAGGCTAGCAGAACATGCTGCAGCTGAGGTAGCTCTCAACACACTAGCAAGCCGGGGCCCTTCTAGAGCATTAATTGCTGGAGTTCTG GATGAAACAGGAGTCTACAAGAATTTGCTCCAGGAGACTGCTCACAGAGCTGGGTTAAAGCTTCCAGTGTATACCACGATTCGATCAGGACCTGGCCATGTTCCTGTCTTCTCGTGCACTGTTGAGCTTGCAGGAATGAGCTTCACTGGAGAACCAGCTAGGACTAAGAAACAAGCTCAGAAGAATGCAGCCATGGCTGCTTGGTCTTCTCTAAAAAGAT TGGTTCAACACAGCACATTACCTTCCAATTCATCAACTTCTTCGCCAGTGGAGGCTAAAAGGAGCAgtgaagaacaagaacaagttgTTATTGCTCGTATTCTTGCATCTTTACAACCAGCTGAGATAAAGAACTCCAAGCAAAGTGATTCCCAGCGAGGCCAGGAGAGATTCATTCCTGTCTGCAAGGACTTGACCCCTCCAATACCAACTTTATATCCTGTGCAGTGCCAAGGCTGGGCTTACCCTAGCTTTACCCCTGAAATGGCCATATACCAAATGTGGCAGCAAGAAGAATTGTTTCAGTTGCAGAACCGTTTATTGGCATTTCAAGTTCCACCTGTTTCTCCTGGTCCTCAAATTCTTCCATATATGCAGTCCATACTCCATTCAGATTCAGTTCTATTTGGTCCTCTAAGGGAGCAAGAACCTGTACCTGCAAGTCCCAGAATTACAATTGCCACGTCAAGACCATTTTACTTGGCAGATCATCATGTCTCTGATCCAATCAAGGGAGAGTCCAAGGTGACTATTAGGGAGATACATGAGGAGAAACCAGAAGAACCAGTCCAGTGCTCTACATCAGTTATTCCAGACCCCCCTGTTGTTGGGAATTTCAATGCTGAGCAAAGATTGAAGGACCCGGTTGACATGGATGACAAACAGATGAAGGTTGAACTGGacagaaaagatgaaaatgttCAACCAGGAGATAACCAAACTAGGCAATTCGAGTGGGCTTCCTGCAGTTACAAAGATTCTGGATACAGACCTGCTGACTTCCAAGCACAAAACATGCAGAATTTCCACTCTTCTCGGGTTACTCTACAGTATCCTCAAAGAGCAAGTTCACTCAGGAGTTTTAGACCAGCTCCATCTGCAGCTCCTCCTGTAATGATCAGATCTGTGAGGCCTGTACCTTCATCTACTGTACCTCCTGCACTGAACAGCAATACGGGACCTCCTCCAGTGCCCAAACTGCAAGATTTGGCAGCACAAATTCCTGCTCCACCAAGAATGCGAACTGGAGGTCATTCATATCCAGCCAGTCCCTTGCCTCAAAGAATGAACCTTGGTGGTGTCCGCCCACGTTTCATGGCACCAGCTGTTCGAATAAGATCGGTTGTGCCAGTCTGTTCGGCTCCTCCAGCAAGGAAAATGCCAACTTCAAGCCAGGGGGCAGTGGTACCTGAGAGAGGGAGCAAAGATACAGCGGCACCAGAAGACATGACAGCAGCAAGTTCAGAGCTCAGTAAGCTTCGGATATGA
- the LOC7473916 gene encoding phytyl ester synthase 1, chloroplastic, with the protein MASIFTCNISPYVALNSGNKPRFGVRAQSLGGGDSTVLSSDEIVVNGTSFVGPKEKNGALIDGGSGEKVKNGSLIDGGKNGRLKPTIEKRWVKDAVFKDLELLWDDGHGTKTVKDYLDGAKEIIKPDGGPPRWFCPAECGKPLKDSPVLLFLPGLDGVGLGLALHHKALGKAFEVRCLHIPVYDRTTFEGLVKIVEETVRLEHASSPNKPIYLVGESFGACLALAVAARNPKIDLVLILVNPATSFSRSQLPLLPILEALPDGLHDVFPYLVGFVTGNPVKMAMANIEYKLPPRLQFQQLYHNLTALLPSVSVLSDIIPKETLIWRLKLLKSAAAYANSRLHAVKAEVLVLASGNDNLLPSKDEAHRLKSSLKNCKVRFFKDNGHSMLMEDGLNLLTIIKGTCKYRRSRRLDLVSDFLPPSMSEFKCAFDEVTGLFRLATCAAVFSTLDDGKIVKGLAGVPDEGPVLFIGYHMLMGLEIYSLVDEFLREKNIMVRGVAHPDLFSEIMEGSSTEFSVSDWMKVMGAVPVTGSNLFKLLSKKSHVLLYPGGQREALHYKGEAYKLIWPDQPEFVRMAARFGATIVPFGTVGEDDIAELALDYHDLMKIPILNDFARDLMSKSSRVRDESKGEVASTDLFIPGLLPKIPGRFYFLFGKPIKTKGMKEMLEDKENAKQLYLHVKSEVQNSIAYLLKKREEDPYRSIIDRTIYRAFYSPLPEVPAFDP; encoded by the exons ATGGCATCGATTTTTACTTGCAATATTTCACCTTATGTTGCATTAAATTCGGGAAATAAGCCCCGGTTCGGGGTGAGGGCTCAAAGTTTAGGTGGTGGTGATTCGACAGTATTGTCATCTGATGAGATTGTGGTAAATGGAACTTCTTTTGTTGGACCGAAAGAGAAGAATGGGGCTCTGATTGATGGAGGCAGTGGGGAGAAAGTGAAGAATGGCTCTTTGATTGATGGAGGAAAAAATGGAAGGTTAAAGCCTACAATTGAGAAAAGGTGGGTGAAAGATGCTGTTTTCAAAGATTTGGAATTATTGTGGGATGATGGCCATGGGACCAAGACTGTGAAGGATTATCTTGATGGAGCCAAGGAGATTATTAAGCCTGATGGTGGGCCACCTCGGTGGTTTTGCCCTGCTGAGTGTGGGAAACCTTTAAAAGATTCACCAGTTCTTCTGTTTTTACCTG gGCTTGATGGTGTTGGCTTGGGACTTGCTTTGCACCATAAAGCTCTTGGGAA GGCATTTGAAGTTCGATGCCTTCATATTCCAGTGTATGATCGAACAACATTTGAAG GGCTGGTGAAAATTGTTGAGGAAACTGTGAGGCTTGAGCATGCTTCATCTCCAAATAAGCCTATTTATCTAGTGGGGGAGTCCTTTGGAGCATGTCTAGCACTTGCTGTTGCTGCCCGTAATCCTAAAATTGACCTCGTACTTATACTAGTTAACCCAG CTACATCATTTAGCAGGTCACAGCTTCCTTTACTCCCTATTTTGGAGGCCTTGCCTGATGGATTACACGATGTATTTCCCTATCTTGTTGGCTTTGTTACCG GTAATCCAGTAAAGATGGCAATGGCCAATATCGAATACAAGCTTCCTCCTAGACTACAATTTCAACAATTGTATCACAATCTTACTGCTTTGCTACCTTCTGTTTCT GTTTTGTCTGATATCATTCCAAAGGAGACTCTTATTTGGAGATTGAAACTGCTTAAATCCGCTGCTGCTTATGCTAATTCCCGACTTCATGCTGTAAAAGCTGAAGTGCTAGTTCTTGCCAG TGGAAATGATAACTTGCTTCCTAGTAAAGATGAAGCTCACCGTCTTAAAAGTTCATTAAAGAACTGCAAAGTTCGTTTCTTCAAGGACAATGGGCATTCCATGCTAATG GAAGATGGTCTTAATTTGCTTACAATTATCAAAGGTACTTGCAAATACCGTCGCTCAAGGAGGCTTGATTTAGTCTCTGACTTTCTGCCACCTAGCATGTCTGAATTCAAATGTGCATTTGATGAAGTGACTGG GTTGTTCCGCTTAGCTACTTGCGCAGCTGTGTTCTCCACTCTGGATGATGGCAAGATAGTGAAAGGTCTTGCTGGGGTTCCAGATGAAGGTCCTGTCTTATTTATTGGCTACCACATGCTGATGGGACTTGAAATTTATTCTCTTGTAGATGAATTCTTGAGAGAGAAGAATATTATGGTTCGTGGCGTAGCGCACCCTGACCTATTTTCAGAGATTATGGAGGGTTCATCTACTGAATTTTCTGTATCTGATTGGATGAAAGTAATGGGTGCGGTACCTGTCACAGGAAGCAATCTTTTCAAATTACTTTCAAAAAAATCGCATGTGCTTCTTTATCCTGGAGGTCAACGAGAGGCTCTGCATTACAAG GGTGAAGCATACAAGTTAATTTGGCCTGATCAACCTGAATTTGTGAGAATGGCAGCAAGGTTTGGGGCCACAATTGTACCATTTGGAACTGTAGGAGAAGATGATATAGCAGAA TTGGCTCTAGATTACCATGACTTGATGAAAATCCCGATACTTAATGACTTCGCCAGAGACCTTATGAGCAAAAGTTCTAGAGTGAG GGACGAAAGTAAAGGGGAGGTAGCCAGTACAGATTTATTCATCCCTGGGCTTTTACCTAAGATACCTGGCcgcttttattttctgtttgggAAGCCCATAAAAACAAAGGGAATGAAAGAGATGCTGGAAGAcaaagaaaatgcaaaacaatTGTACTTGCATGTAAAATCTGAAGTCCAAAACAGTATCGCCTACTTGTTGAAGAAGCGAGAAGAGGATCCCTATAGGAGTATCATTGACAGAACTATATATCGTGCATTCTATTCTCCTTTGCCTGAAGTTCCAGCATTTGACCCttag
- the LOC7473914 gene encoding putative defensin-like protein 184, with amino-acid sequence MVKLSTLCFLFVLFLASDEKLVLMVGARDCHKVWTCKGQNRCWEDCKNRYSGTGLCDLYTAPPVPKQCFCAYKC; translated from the exons ATGGTGAAACTGTCTACTCTCTGTTTCCTGTTTGTCCTCTTCCTTGCCTCTG ATGAGAAACTAGTGCTCATGGTAGGAGCAAGAGACTGCCACAAAGTATGGACCTGCAAAGGTCAAAACCGTTGCTGGGAAGACTGTAAGAATCGATATAGCGGAACGGGCCTCTGCGATTTGTACACAGCACCACCTGTTCCAAAGCAATGCTTCTGTGCATATAAATGCTAG
- the LOC7473915 gene encoding uncharacterized protein LOC7473915 produces the protein MAGIGYSYRGYSSYDPPSSDDYGSKTGYVPDHVCRPVIIDADGRKRPIISYRVDQNADHYVTKTETYYQQHVHPPMEYEDKEVPRWSEEYHGAENKFRRPLASADGRPQKVEEFITKVQIEASRPKEYAPWDASYQRQTPKSTGYDGYTDGYDERNGFSNKDLLKPSGNAHRNDNNYDDYYRKQGSNMEPTMNTSGGWARPSHSTWAAPPNAPLSGATNDISAAVGLLREVAKPSVSTSPPSRYRDPTYANTIDSKEAARRYGNFNFSSRPYARDDSYTSTIDSREAARKYRGSAV, from the coding sequence ATGGCCGGGATTGGTTACTCATATAGGGGCTACTCCAGCTACGATCCACCCAGCTCTGATGATTATGGTAGCAAAACAGGCTATGTTCCTGATCATGTGTGCCGACCAGTCATCATTGATGCTGATGGGAGGAAAAGGCCTATAATTTCTTACCGTGTTGATCAAAATGCAGATCACTATGTTACAAAAACTGAGACGTATTATCAACAGCATGTTCATCCACCTATGGAGTATGAAGACAAGGAGGTCCCTCGCTGGTCAGAGGAATATCATGGAGCTGAGAATAAGTTCCGTAGGCCTCTGGCTTCAGCTGATGGTCGCCCTCAAAAAGTAGAGGAATTCATCACCAAAGTGCAAATTGAGGCTAGCCGACCCAAGGAATATGCTCCTTGGGATGCTTCATATCAGCGCCAGACCCCAAAATCCACAGGCTATGATGGCTACACTGATGGCTACGATGAGCGCAATGGTTTCAGCAACAAAGACTTGCTTAAGCCCAGCGGTAATGCACATCGAAATGACAACAACTATGATGATTATTACCGCAAACAAGGTAGCAACATGGAACCAACCATGAACACCAGTGGTGGGTGGGCAAGGCCGAGTCATTCAACATGGGCTGCACCACCCAATGCTCCCCTCTCTGGAGCAACAAATGATATCAGTGCAGCTGTGGGATTACTGAGAGAAGTTGCAAAACCTTCTGTCTCTACTTCTCCACCATCCCGGTATAGAGATCCAACCTATGCAAATACCATTGACAGCAAGGAAGCTGCAAGGCGATATGGCAACTTCAATTTTTCATCCAGGCCATATGCAAGAGATGATAGTTACACATCAACCATTGACAGCAGAGAGGCTGCAAGGAAATATAGAGGCTCAGCAGTGTGA
- the LOC18104048 gene encoding uncharacterized protein LOC18104048 isoform X2 — translation MALPPSAQNPVVEQQKVTISNKHGEKLIGLLHDTGSNDIVILCHGFCSTKENDIMVNLAKALEKEGISAFRFDLAGNGESEGSFAYGNYRREADDLRAVIEHFRGASPSRGISAILGHSKGGDVVLLYASKYQDISTVFNVSGRYDLKRGIEERTGKGFMEKIKQDGFIDVKDGTGSVIYRVTKESLMDRLNTDMHEACLAIKKDCRVFTIHGSADEIIPVEDALEFAKIIPNHNLHIIEGANHCYTSHLTELASVVSNLMKATLKQGKDTP, via the coding sequence ATGGCTCTCCCTCCGTCTGCCCAAAACCCAGTTGTTGAGCAGCAGAAAgttacaatatcaaacaaacatGGTGAAAAACTGATAGGCTTATTACATGACACTGGATCCAACGACATAGTTATATTATGCCATGGTTTTTGTTCCACAAAGGAAAACGATATCATGGTGAATCTTGCCAAGGCATTAGAAAAGGAAGGAATCTCTGCCTTCCGTTTCGACTTGGCTGGAAACGGGGAAAGTGAAGGTTCATTTGCATATGGTAATTACAGGAGAGAGGCTGATGATTTACGTGCTGTAATCGAACACTTCCGCGGAGCAAGCCCAAGCAGAGGCATAAGTGCAATTCTTGGGCATAGTAAAGGAGGCGATGTGGTGCTCCTATATGCTTCAAAATATCAGGATATCAGCACAGTTTTCAATGTTTCTGGCCGTTATGATCTGAAGAGAGGCATTGAAGAACGAACTGGAAAGGGTTTTATGGAAAAGATCAAACAAGATGGATTCATTGATGTTAAGGATGGAACGGGGAGTGTCATTTATCGTGTGACCAAGGAAAGTCTGATGGATCGCCTGAATACTGATATGCATGAAGCATGTCTTGCGATCAAGAAGGATTGCAGGGTCTTCACCATTCATGGTTCTGCTGATGAAATCATCCCAGTGGAGGATGCGTTAGAGTTTGCCAAGATCATACCAAATCACAATCTACACATCATAGAAGGAGCAAATCATTGCTACACTTCACATCTAACTGAGTTAGCATCTGTTGTGTCGAACCTCATGAAAGCAACCTTAAAGCAGGGCAAGGATACCCCTTAG
- the LOC7473913 gene encoding putative pentatricopeptide repeat-containing protein At1g12700, mitochondrial, with protein MMMRKSPFAASASCVSQLLQQQQMEMGTFPKFPSFLFFIHQHFTASTASTTSISPSSITDGGFCSDYSNPNSVADAVASFNQLLSIRPVPSIVEFNKLLGSIVKNKHYSTVISFFKQMDLSNIRPNVATLTILINCFCHSNHHHIPFAFSVFGKMFKLGLQPTLVTFNTLLSGLCSKAKIMDAVKLFDEMVKMGHEPDVITYSTIINGLCKMGNTTMALQLLKKMEEKGCKPNVVAYNTIIDSLCKDRLVTEAMDFFSEMVKEGIPPDVFTYSSILHGFCNLGRVNEATSLFKQMVERNVIPNKVTFTILIDGLCKKRMISEAWRVFETMTEKGLEPDVYTYNALMDGYCSRSQMDEAQKLFNIMDRKGCAPNVRSYNILINGHCKSGRIDEAKGLLAEMSHKSLTPDIFTYSTLMRGFCQVGRPQEAQELLKEMCSYGLLPNLITYSIVLDGLCKHGHLDEAFELLKAMQESKIEPNIFIYTILIEGMCTFGKLEAARELFSNLFVKGIQPTVVTYTVMISGLLKGGLSNEACELFREMAVNGCLPNSCTYNVIIQGFLRNGDTPNAVRLIEEMVGKGFSADSSTFRMLSDLESSDEIISQFMRGSSQDRKTK; from the coding sequence ATGATGATGCGGAAAAGCCCTTTCGCAGCTTCTGCTTCTTGTGTTTCTCAGcttcttcaacaacaacaaatggaAATGGGTACTTTTCCTAAATTCCCTTCTTTCTTATTCTTCATTCACCAGCACTTCACTGCTTCTACAGCTTCTACCACCAGTATTAGTCCTTCCTCGATAACAGATGGTGGGTTTTGTAGTGATTATAGCAATCCTAATAGTGTTGCCGATGCCGTTGCTTCTTTCAATCAGTTGCTTAGCATTCGTCCGGTGCCATCCATTGTGGAATTTAACAAGTTATTAGGGTCCATTGTGAAAAACAAGCATTACTCTACTGTAATCTCTTTCTTCAAACAAATGGATTTGTCAAATATCAGACCTAATGTTGCTACTCTTACCATTTTGATTAACTGCTTCTGCCACTCCAACCATCATCACATTCCTTTTGCATTCTCTGTTTTTGGTAAAATGTTCAAACTTGGACTTCAACCCACTCTTGTCACTTTCAATACCCTACTTAGCGGCCTTTGCTCCAAGGCCAAAATAATGGATGCAGTAAAATTGTTTGATGAGATGGTAAAGATGGGGCATGAACCTGATGTGATTACTTATAGTACTATAATTAATGGTTTATGCAAAATGGGCAACACGACCATGGCACTTCAGTTGCTCAAGAAGATGGAAGAAAAAGGTTGTAAGCCAAATGTGGTGGCATATAATACAATCATAGATAGCCTTTGTAAAGATAGACTGGTAACTGAAGCCATGGACTTCTTTTCTGAAATGGTCAAGGAAGGAATTCCACCAGATGTTTTTACTTACAGCTCAATTCTGCACGGTTTTTGCAATTTAGGACGAGTGAATGAAGCAACTAGCTTGTTCAAGCAAATGGTTGAAAGGAATGTTATTCCAAATAAAGTGACATTCACTATTTTAATTGATGGACTCTGCAAAAAAAGGATGATTTCAGAAGCTTGGCGTGTTTTTGAAACGATGACTGAAAAGGGTTTAGAACCAGATGTTTACACTTACAATGCTTTGATGGATGGATACTGTTCTCGGAGCCAAATGGATGAGGCCCAAAAATTGTTCAACATCATGGATCGCAAGGGTTGCGCACCTAATGTTCGAAGTTATAACATCTTGATCAACGGGCACTGTAAGAGTGGAAGGATTGATGAGGCAAAAGGACTCCTTGCTGAAATGTCTCATAAATCATTGACTCCTGATATTTTCACTTACAGTACTCTTATGAGAGGTTTTTGCCAAGTAGGGAGACCTCAGGAGGCACAGGAACTTCTTAAGGAGATGTGCTCTTATGGCCTGCTTCCAAATTTGATAACTTACTCTATTGTGCTAGATGGCTTATGCAAACATGGCCATTTGGATGAGGCATTCGAACTGCTCAAGGCAATGCAGGAGAGCAAGATAGAAcctaatattttcatttatactaTCCTTATTGAAGGGATGTGCACTTTTGGCAAGCTTGAGGCTGCAAGGGAACTGTTCTCCAATCTTTTTGTTAAAGGAATACAACCTACTGTGGTCACATATACTGTCATGATCAGTGGACTTTTGAAAGGAGGGCTATCAAATGAAGCATGTGAGTTGTTTAGAGAAATGGCAGTTAATGGCTGCTTGCCGAATAGTTGCACTTACAACGTTATAATCCAAGGATTTCTTCGAAACGGTGACACACCAAATGCAGTACGACTAATCGAAGAAATGGTTGGTAAAGGATTCTCTGCAGATTCGTCTACATTTAGAATGTTATCGGATCTGGAATCGAGTGATGAAATCATAAGTCAATTTATGCGTGGAAGCTCTCAAGATAGAAAAACGAAGTGA